One window of the Halictus rubicundus isolate RS-2024b chromosome 6, iyHalRubi1_principal, whole genome shotgun sequence genome contains the following:
- the LOC143355296 gene encoding uncharacterized protein LOC143355296 yields MGRVHSLRCSLGLLCTVALVALAITTSVNQYDISDYLYGVDHDLQARARAGIEAERFTYQTKSRFQDRSESDDAPCRIKPDRPCPPSKYRTPSGACNNVRHPVWGARGAPFLKALPPAYSDGVASPRQSMRHNHALPTPTKAVSTIINHLQPMQEAHEGLTSFSGVWTELVVQDIAITVHPVGQSNLCCSGKGKHTECYEIRDDKGGCTSYWRSVPSLSVHNCNFEGREQMNGASAYLDGSHMYGSTDEQLHQLRTYNRGKVDVSACEICNNTEERALGTIYAAFLNEHNRIAEKLADANEHWDDSKLFLEARRIVVAQIQHVTLNEYLPSILGESARTDPELMPVSSGFYGGYSSANVGGTYDAVALAALRALTSLRRHGYNDATCLEDHVVASANRVSLDRDRSTFEPRLDTNVRFVHMGRDHGLPGYVHFVAHCSGNNVTARNFRDLERSMRPAHAKLLESIYSHVEDVDLLLGGILEIPANGAVVGPTFECLLKRQFMKLRNSDRFWYENDLPPSSLSPAQLSEIRKVSLAGILCANTDIQKIQPKAFIQQDPYLNARINCDQHSILDVTPWREDPLPEQPVKDKVVDLSATSGAIPDLNPSLIAAAVKRAEADLIKRKQLEYNSWLQQRIADPKSPAGTAASFSKANRDALLLANQSIIYELATNEILNGVHGLRRRKRQVFDSTDNVLGFPNNDFSDLLQNVDITGFLSEKKPTNHEEVECPVDDSPCDPTTPYRTLSGHCNNLRNPNLAKSLTTFARLLPPVYEDGVSKPRAMSVTGVPLPNPRVISTVIHPDISNLHNRYTLMVMQFAQFLDHDLTMTPIHKGFAESIPSCRPCDSPRTVHPECSPFPVPPGDHYYPTVNVTSGARMCFPSMRSLPGQQHLGPREQINQNTGFLDASVVYGENTCICNVLRGFNGRMNITQSPHRSAKDLLPQSATHPECKAKSGFCFIGGDGRASEQPGLTVMHTLWIREHNRIVELLRQVNPHWDGEKLFQQSRRIISAMLQHITYNEFLPRILGWNAVTLYGLKLLPQGYYKEYSPTCNPSVLTEFATAAYRIGHSLLRPHLPRMDRNYQNVEPSILLRDGFFDPDALYRQGMVDEMIRGLVATPMETLDQFITGEVTNHLFEIRGIPYSGIDLIALNVHRARDHGIPSYNNYRALCNLKRAITFEDLSREMAPEVIARMKRIYASVDDIDLFPGGMSERPLQGGLVGPTFACIIAIQFRQSRKCDRFWYETDDPNIRFTEHQLAELRKVTLSKVMCDNMDEHNDMQRAAFDLPSNFLNPRVPCSSMPHMDLSAWRETRHGCQIGGRNVALGESGFPTPCTSCVCTAEGTQCASLRITDCNQLLREASREAILRDDVCTAQCGFVLAATEATSRLQQFTTPSSFAGFTGHRNSLRSAPTPVSFNGFKLPDLSQFIG; encoded by the exons ATGGGGAGGGTCCACTCGCTTCG GTGCAGCCTGGGTCTGCTGTGTACCGTAGCTCTCGTGGCACTAGCGATCACAACGTCGGTCAATCAGTACGACATTTCAG ATTATCTGTACGGCGTGGATCACGATCTACAGGCGCGAGCTCGTGCGGGGATCGAAGCCGAGAGGTTTACGTATCAAACAAAATCCAG GTTTCAGGATAGGTCAGAGTCCGACGATGCTCCTTGCAGAATCAAACCGGACCGGCCCTGCCCTCCGAGCAAGTACAGAACACCTTCCGGGGCTTGTAACAACGTCCGACATCCGGTCTGGGGTGCTCGAGGGGCTCCTTTCTTGAAGGCCCTGCCGCCGGCCTATTCAGACG GTGTCGCATCCCCCCGACAATCGATGAGGCACAACCACGCGCTACCAACCCCAACGAAAGCGGTCTCGACGATCATCAACCACCTGCAGCCGATGCAGGAGGCCCACGAGGGTCTGACCAGTTTCTCCGGGGTGTGGACCGAGTTAGTGGTACAAGACATCGCGATCACGGTGCACCCTGTGGGCCAATCGAATCTCTGCTGTTCGGGAAAAGGGAAGCACACGGAATGCTACGAGATCCGTGACGACAAAGGCGGGTGCACGAGTTACTGGCGCTCGGTGCCTAGCCTAAGCGTGCACAACTGCAACTTCGAGGGCAGGGAACAGATGAACGGCGCATCCGCTTACTTGGACGGTTCTCATATGTACGGCTCCACCGACGAGCAACTTCACCAGTTGAGGACCTACAACCGGGGAAAGGTGGACGTGTCCGCCTGCGAGATCTGCAACAATACCGAAGAGAGAGCCCTGGGCACCATATACGCCGCTTTCTTGAACGAGCACAATCGGATAGCGGAGAAGCTGGCCGACGCGAACGAACACTGGGACGACTCGAAGCTGTTTTTGGAGGCTCGCAGGATCGTCGTCGCACAGATTCAGCATGTTACGTTGAACGAGTACCTGCCGAGCATCCTCGGCGAGAGTGCTCGCACCGACCCCGAGCTTATGCCAGTTTCCAGCGGATTTTACGGTGGTTACTCGTCCGCGAACGTGGGCGGGACGTATGATGCGGTGGCATTAGCCGCGCTCCGCGCTCTCACGTCCCTGCGCAGGCACGGGTACAACGACGCCACGTGCTTGGAGGACCACGTGGTCGCATCAGCCAATCGCGTCAGCCTCGATCGCGACCGGTCCACTTTCGAACCACGTCTGGACACCAACGTTCGTTTCGTTCACATGGGCCGCGATCATGGTCTACCCGGATACGTGCACTTCGTCGCCCATTGCTCCGGAAACAATGTCACG GCGAGGAACTTCAGGGACCTGGAACGGTCCATGCGTCCGGCGCATGCGAAGCTGTTGGAGTCCATTTACTCCCACGTCGAGGACGTAGACCTGCTGCTCGGTGGAATCCTGGAGATCCCGGCGAACGGTGCAGTTGTCGGACCCACGTTCGAGTGCCTGCTGAAGAGGCAGTTCATGAAATTGAGGAACTCGGACCGGTTTTGGTACGAGAACGACTTACCGCCTTCGAGCCTGAGTCCGGCGCAGCTGTCCGAGATCAGGAAAGTGTCGCTGGCGGGTATCCTCTGCGCGAACACCGACATCCAAAAGATTCAGCCGAAGGCGTTCATCCAGCAGGATCCGTACCTGAACGCCAGGATAAACTGCGACCAGCATAGCATACTCGACGTGACACCTTGGAGAGAAGATCCCCTGCCGGAGCAGCCGGTGAAAGACAAGGTTGTCGACCTGTCAGCAACATCGGGGGCCATACCCGATCTGAATCCCAGCCTGATAGCGGCGGCTGTGAAGAGGGCGGAGGCTGACTTGATCAAGAGGAAACAGTTGGAGTACAACTCGTGGTTGCAGCAGAGGATAGCGGATCCTAAGTCGCCAGCCGGAACCGCTGCCAGTTTCTCAAAGGCTAACAGAGATGCTCTATTACTAGCCAACCAGTCGATCATCTACGAGTTGGCCACCAACGAGATCTTGAACGGCGTGCACGGGTTGAGACGCAGGAAGCGGCAGGTGTTCGACAGCACCGACAACGTTCTCGGCTTCCCCAACAACGATTTCTCCGATCTACTACAGAACGTCGACATAACCGGGTTTCTCTCCGAGAAGAAGCCAACGAATCACGAAGAGGTCGAGTGTCCCGTGGACGACAGCCCGTGCGATCCCACGACCCCTTACAGAACCCTCTCAGGACACTGCAACAACCTCCGCAACCCCAACCTCGCGAAATCCCTAACGACCTTCGCCAGGCTGCTGCCCCCGGTCTACGAAGATGGCGTGTCGAAACCGAGAGCAATGTCGGTCACCGGAGTACCTTTACCAAATCCCAGAGTGATCTCCACCGTGATACATCCCGACATCTCGAATCTCCACAACCGGTACACGCTGATGGTGATGCAGTTCGCGCAGTTCCTCGACCACGATCTCACAATGACCCCGATCCACAAAGGCTTCGCGGAGTCTATACCCAGCTGTCGTCCCTGCGACTCTCCCCGCACCGTGCATCCCGAGTGCAGCCCGTTCCCTGTCCCGCCGGGCGATCACTATTACCCCACAGTGAACGTGACATCCGGCGCAAGGATGTGCTTCCCGTCGATGAGGTCGCTACCAGGACAACAGCATCTGGGTCCTCGCGAGCAGATCAACCAGAACACAGGGTTCCTAGACGCTTCCGTGGTCTACGGCGAGAATACCTGCATCTGCAACGTCCTTCGGGGATTCAACGGTCGCATGAACATCACGCAGAGTCCTCATCGTAGCGCGAAGGACCTTCTGCCGCAATCGGCGACCCATCCGGAGTGCAAAGCGAAGTCCGGGTTCTGTTTCATCGGCGGCGATGGTCGCGCTTCGGAGCAACCTGGTCTAACGGTCATGCACACGTTGTGGATACGTGAACACAATCGGATCGTCGAACTGTTGAGACAGGTGAATCCACACTGGGACGGCGAGAAACTGTTCCAACAGTCTCGTCGCATCATCAGCGCTATGCTGCAGCACATCACTTACAACGAGTTCCTGCCGAGGATTCTCGGTTGGAACGCTGTCACCCTCTACGGTCTGAAGCTTCTGCCCCAAGGCTACTATAAGGAATACTCGCCTACTTGCAATCCCAGTGTTCTCACCGAGTTTGCCACCGCAGCCTATCGAATTGGTCACTCGCTGCTGAGACCGCATCTGCCGCGAATGGATCGCAACTATCAGAACGTGGAGCCGTCTATCTTATTGCGTGATGGGTTCTTCGACCCGGACGCGCTTTATCGGCAAGGCATGGTGGACGAGATGATCCGGGGCTTGGTGGCTACCCCGATGGAGACTCTGGACCAATTCATAACCGGAGAAGTGACCAATCATCTGTTCGAGATCCGGGGCATCCCCTATTCGGGTATCGACTTGATCGCCCTGAACGTCCACCGCGCCAGGGACCACGGGATACCGTCTTACAACAATTACAGAGCGCTGTGCAACTTGAAACGGGCCATCACGTTCGAAGACCTGTCCAGAGAGATGGCGCCGGAAGTAATCGCTCGTATGAAGCGCATCTATGCTTCCGTGGACGATATCGATCTGTTCCCCGGCGGAATGAGCGAAAGACCTCTTCAAGGTGGCCTGGTGGGGCCCACGTTCGCTTGTATCATTGCCATACAGTTCCGACAGTCGAGGAAGTGCGATCGCTTCTGGTACGAGACGGATGATCCAAACATCCGGTTTACCGAGCACCAGCTGGCCGAGCTGCGCAAAGTCACTCTATCGAAAGTGATGTGCGATAACATGGACGAGCACAACGACATGCAGAGAGCGGCGTTCGACTTGCCGAGCAACTTTCTGAATCCGCGCGTACCCTGCAGTTCCATGCCCCACATGGACTTGTCTGCTTGGAGAGAGACCAGACACGGATGCCAAATTGGAGGCAGAAACGTCGCCCTGGGAGAATCTGGTTTCCCCACACCGTGCACCAGCTGCGTCTGCACGGCCGAGGGC ACCCAATGCGCTTCCTTGAGGATCACGGATTGCAACCAGCTGCTTCGCGAAGCGTCCAGGGAAGCAATTTTGCGTGACGATGTCTGCACGGCCCAGTGCGGCTTCGTTTTGGCCGCCACCGAGGCTACATCGAGACTTCAGCAATTCACAACACCGAGCAGTTTCGCTGGGTTCACGGGCCACAGGAACAGCCTGAGGAGCGCCCCAACGCCTGTCTCCTTCAACGGCTTCAAGCTGCCCGATCTCTCGCAGTTCATAGGTTGA
- the Wmd gene encoding serine-threonine kinase receptor-associated protein wmd has protein sequence MANLRQTPLTCSGHTRPVVHLAFSDVTESGYYLISACKDGKPMLRQGDTGDWIGTFEGHKGAVWGVALNPEATRAASGAADFNAKVWDAIKGEEIYSFQHKHIVKSVSFSTDSNYLCTGSNEKLVRIYDLNKPEAAPQVFSGHKNFIRHVTFFNNNTQLITCADDKTLRIWDRNTAQETRRLGFPAVPSSMEVSRDETIITTTHSNVVTFWNSRDLSKLREYVVPTQMNSASLHPDHSIFVCGGEDLKMYKFDYSTGIEIESFKGHFGPIHSVRFSPDGELYASGSEDGTLRLWQTTVGKTYGLWRCIEQAPVMQESAAILNNKQEVSAS, from the exons ATGGCGAATTTGAGACAGACACCGCTGACGTGTAGCGGGCACACAAGGCCCGTGGTGCATCTCGCGTTCTCCGACGTCACGGAATCTGGCTATTACCTGATCTCCGCCTGCAAAG ATGGCAAACCTATGCTGCGACAAGGTGACACTGGAGATTGGATTGGAACGTTCGAAGGACATAAAGGAGCGGTGTGGGGTGTTGCACTAAACCCTGAGGCTACACGAGCTGCCTCGGGCGCCGCTGATTTTAATGCTAAAGTCTGGGATGCCATTAAAGGGGAAGAAATTTACTCATTTCAACACAAACATATAGTCAAGTCTGTTAGTTTTAGTACAGATTCCAATTACTTGTGTACTGGGTCTAATGAAAAGCTTGTACGAATTTATGATCTTAACAAACCAGAAGCAGCTCCACAA GTGTTCTCAGGTCACAAAAATTTTATAAGACACGTTACTTTCTTCAACAACAACACTCAACTAATAACTTGTGCCGATGACAAGACGCTACGAATCTGGGATAGAAACACTGCACAAGAAACGAGGAGGCTAGGTTTTCCAGCTGTTCCAAGTTCTATGGAAGTATCTAGGGATGAGACTATAATTACGACTACTCATTCCAATGTAGTCACCTTCTGGAATAGTAGAGA CTTGTCGAAATTACGCGAGTACGTAGTACCGACTCAAATGAACAGTGCCAGCCTACATCCAGATCATAGTATTTTTGTATGCGGCGGAGAAGACCTGAAAATGTACAAGTTCGACTATAGTACAGGAATAGAAATTG AATCATTCAAGGGTCATTTCGGTCCAATTCATTCTGTACGTTTCTCACCGGACGGCGAGTTGTATGCTAGCGGCTCGGAAGATGGTACTCTGAGATTATGGCAGACGACTGTTGGTAAAACATATGGCCTTTGGCGATGCATAGAACAAGCCCCTGTAATGCAAGAAAGTGCTGCCATACTTAACAACAAACAAGAAGTTTCTGCCAGTTAA